The DNA window ATCAAATCGCGACAGGTGTCGAGCAGGCAGAGGAAAACGTAAGTGCTTCCTCCTTATGCCACCTTTCGTGATATCACGTGTATATTCACGTGACACGACTTGACTCACCTTTCCATCTGTTTTGATTGGATGGTACTATCATCCAATCAAATGCCACCATGCTCCACCCAAACCTCGATACTTACAGTTGCAACAGGAATACCATCTTCAGACTATTCTCAAGGAGGCGGGAACCAGCAATGATCAAGAAATTCCTGTCCCTCCTCCCCAGGAGAGCGACATCAACTATGATGATCTCTATCCTGTCCCTTTCCACAAGCCCTCCACTTACATTCGCTTCTCACAAACAGTCGAGGAGTGCATAACATGCCTCTATGATATGACCACAGAGGATGATGAGTTCCTCAAGCAGTACAATAGTAAACCGCCCGCTACGGGAGCTCTCTCCGAAGATGACTTCGAACATATCATGGAGGTGTTCGAAGATACTGCCGCAGAACAAACCCCATTCGCAGCAGTCGATAATACCGTTGCCGCTTATGATATGATGTTGCCAGGCCTTACTCACCTCAACAAATCGGTTTCGACGGATGTACTCCAGCACGCCAAACCCGTATACGAGTACTGGAAGTCAAGGCGGCAGGAAGCTGGGAATAAGCCATTGCACCCCAGCCTTAAGTTTGAGACGCACCAGGAGACTGACGACACAGACCCCTTTGTCTGCTTCAGACGACGTGAGGCTCGCCAAACCCGAAAAACCAGAGCTCGTGACAACAAGATTGCAGAGACCCTCAAGAAGTTGCGCCGCGAACTTGAGGATGGCCGGCAATTGGTTCTTCTGGCGTATGAACGTGAAATGGTGAAACGAGAAGTCATGTCTATGGACCGTGCTATCTTTGAGGAAAGGGCAAGACTCAAAGACATGAAGCTTCGACTGGGGATCAAAGGCGAGGACGAGGATCTCGTCAACCAAAAGGTATGCTTCGTGTCCAGATCAGTTCCACTTGGTCCTAACTCAAATTGCAGCCTCAAAAACGCAAGCCCGTGGAACCCCCCGTTGTGCGACAACCGACTGGTGCTCATTTGCGGCAACCTGTACGGTCTGATGGTAGAACTCTCGATGCTGACCTTGTTCTGCTATCGGACAAGTTAGCAGAGAAGGAGACTGAACTGCGACTTGATATAGAAATGAAGGTTCAGAATCACCGAAAGTGGAACCAGAACCACATTGACCTCACTCGAGAGCCACTGTCACCGGTCAAGGAACAGGGTACAGAAGTCAAGTTCCGACAAGCCAAGACGCAGTACTTGATGACGCCTCCGGCGTCTACATCTTCGGAGATGGAAGTAGACGAGATTGCACCTGACGCCATGCAGCTGGATAAACATGAACCACCGGTGTTCCAGTTCACCGCTGGGTCAGGCGAACAGTCAAAGGGTAGTCAGCCTGCCTTCCGTCGCCGTATCGGTCGCTTGAATCGATTATGGATTGACCGAAGAGGAATGGTGACGCCACCACGGGAACTTGGTGAAGATAGATCGGATCGGTGGAAGTAtgactctgactctgacgatgatgaaccGCCTGTGTACGAGGTGGATCCATTCGACACCCGAGCACTCAAATTCAGAGCGACAATTCCGCTGAATCCTTATATGTTTAGAGGACGTCCAGCAGTTCCCCCAGAATCTGTGGCAGCAGCGCAAGCACAGGCTGGTAATCGAGTGCTGCCATCGCCAGCAGTGGCGGCAGCGCATGCCCATGCCCAAGCGCACGCCCAAGCAGCAGCACAAGCGCATCTGGCGGCACAAGCCCAAGCCAAGGCGCAAGCGGCCCAAGCCGTGTCGTAAGCGGAGGGCGGGGAGGAGGATTGTATGAATATGGCGGTTATTTGTCTTATACCCATTACTTAAGAACAGAGCGGCGGACCGCTGGGCGAATTCGATAAACCCGGCGGTCAACAAATTCGTCGTGTATATTATTTAGTCGTTGACGAGGGCATTGCAAGGAGTTTCGGAGCGGGTGGTCGGTTTTCGGGCTCGAAAATGGGATATAGCCTGTTTGATGGCCCGGATCGAGAAAAATGAAAAAAAGGAGAACGGTATCATTACGACCGCAACAAGAACAGTTCCATGATGATCATCTCTTGTGACGTGTTAGTTCGTGACTGTAGTAGAAGAAGTCGTAGTGGGAGCGTGAGATGGTCATGTGGATGTCATGCTGTAGGCTGAGGGGAAGCTCTGTAGGGTCGGGATCGGATGTGCCGACTCAGCGAAGACGAGTTCTTGGTACTGGTAGAATAACAATACTCTAGTAAGCAGAATAACGTAGATATGTGGTCGTGATAGGCTGTGCGTGGGACAAACTGAAGCTGAAGAGTCAGATTGTGAGGTTGTAAAAGGTGATCAAGCTTGGCCGAAAGGACCTGGCTGATATCGTACCAACAAGGGTCTTGCAGCTGTGCAGGAAAGAAGGACACGTATAACAAGAATCAGTGCGTCTATTACAGAAACAGGATTCGTAGAGTGTACCTTCTGGAAGGGATATCAGAAGGCACAGACTAGGTCTAGACAGGAAAAAGATACTGAGCACAGAATGAGAGTGATGGAGGAGGCTTTGAAGTGGAGGGTGGGCTGCGGGTGAAAGAAAAGTGGCCGGCGAACCGGACGTTGTGGATTTACACGAACTTGATTAGCAGCCACAGCAGAAAGCATTCTTTCCCGACCTACAGATTGTGGCTACCTCCTTCTAGTGGACCTCTGGAAACACAGAAAAAAcgatcttttttattttctgcATAATGATTTTtttataggtaggtaggtagcttgTAATTACAGCCGTGCTTCAAATATAGTACTGTTAATCTCAAGAAAGTACATCTATCAGTGACAGATCAACTTGGAGTAGAATATATATGCATTGTACGGATACGTTACTTTCTACCTACTAAGTGAATAAGAATGTCTTGTCTCGTTATTCACAACCAATTCCAAAGATCTACCATCATgtatttttttcttctttgttgCCAACCGTTCACGGTTTAGCTGGGACCCTGAAGATTTCAAGAAAAAAACGGAACCTTCCCGCCCCCTCTAGGCACTTTTACTCTGATGAAAGGGAAATGTGGCTGATGACGCCTGTCGAATAATTTGACGTTTAAGCGAGGCGAGGGGTTTGTAACTGCTGCCCTTTTCAGACGACGAGTAGATCTGCCCCTCTATCGATTAGAGAGTCTGATCACATTCTTGACATCACTAACAAAAAGATCAGATAGATATTCAAGTAGCGTTCTAAAGATATCGAGTATAGGTAGTTTCTATTCAATCATTTTGTCTTTCTGATTTATGACAAAGCTATATGCATATGCAACTCACCTGTGCAGGTAGACCCTCACcaacgtcaacgtcaacaccatcatctcGATAACCCCCACCTTTTCATCCTCCCATCTTTAACCTCACTACCACGCCTCATCACATTAAAAATGGCATTCGCAAACAAATCCTCCTATATCGCCCTCGGCTGCGAAGGCTCTGCCAATAAGCTCGGCATAGGCGTCATCCTCCACACACCAACCGAAACCAAGATCCTCTCTAACCTCCGCGACACATTCGTCTCCCCTCCAGGCACAGGGTTCCTCCCCAAAGATACAGCTGCGCACCATCGCGCACACTTCGTCCGTCTCGCCCGCGAAGCCCTCGCCGAAGCGAAAATCACACCTGCAGATGTCGACTGCATCTGCTACACAAAGGGACCCGGCATGGGTGCCCCGTTGAATTCGGTCGCTGTGGCAGCCAGGGCGTTGAGTCTACTCTGGGATAGACCACTTGTGGGCGTGAATCACTGCGTGGGACACATTGAGATGGGAAGATATATAACCGGCGCAGAGAACCCAGTTGTGTTGTACGTCTCGGGTGGCAACTCGCAGGTTATTGCGTATGCGGAGCAGCGATATAGGATATTTGGCGAGACGCTGGATATAGCGGTTGGAAATTGTCTCGATCGATTTGCTCGTACGCTCGAGATCAGCAACGACCCTGCGCCAGGTTACAATATTGAACAGCTTGCCAAAAAGGGAAGTAAACTATTGGATATTCCTTACGCGGTCAAGGGCATGGACTGTTCGTTCTCCGGCATTCTGGCGTCTGCCGATGCCCTCGCTGCCCAGATGAAAGCTGGCGCAGACTTCACACCTGAAGACCTTTGTTTTTCACTACAAGAAACAGTATTTGCCATGTTGGTGGAGATCACAGAGCGAGCTATGGCGCACGTTGGGTCTTCGCAAGTTCTTATTGTGGGAGGTGTTGGTTGCAACGAGAGATTGCAGGAGATGATGGGACACATGGCGCGAGAGCGAGGAGGATCCGTGTATGCGACTGACGAGAGATTCTGTATCGATAACGGTATAATGATTGCCCATGCTGGATTGTTGGCATATGAGACGGGATTCAGGACGTCATTGGAAGAGAGCACTTGTACACAGAGATTTAGGACCGACGAGGTTTTCATCAAGTGGAGAGATTGATTCTCCCAATAACAAAATTATGATGGCCATTCTCTTCTTGAATGTATTTGTAGGAATTGAGTTGTGAAATACCTCGTATCCCCTTTATCGTGGTGTCAAGTATATTTGACATGCCTCTTGTCGGCATTTCCGTCACTTGTCTTATATCCAGTTACAAGCTTAAGCCAAAGCATCGTCCCAGCTTATCTCTGGAACATATTCCCTCATATATACTTCATACACAGTAATCGTTCCAACATCATATCGTAGCCTCGCGAGTATTTTGAGCATGCAGTAGTCCGAAGCTCATGCATCCGTTTGATGCCCTCTAACATATGTTTCGTTCATCTCCACTTAACTTTCGTCGGAAGCAGTGGGTTTGTAGACGATTGTGGTCACATACTACATTGAGTAAGCATCACTCTTTTTGTGTTGACCATAACTAAACATACCTTATCCCTATACCGAGTAGTAGCAGAAACAGCAAGAATATTGTTCTTGATGCTACTAGTGGCAAGATGGTTCAATATCGTGTGATTTGGCATATTGAGAACACTGTTGTCATCCTTCATGAGAGTCGCTGCATTTAGTATCGGCTTGCTGAGGAAGCCTGGCAAAGCAGGGGGATTTGGCAGTCTCTCGATTGCGTTGACTGCATACTGGTACGCTTGCGAATCCTCAGCTTGGTCAAAGTCGACAAGGTATTTCGGAATTTGACTACGATATGCTTCTGGAGGGGGCACGGGTTTGCCCTTCGGTTGGGGCGGTGGCTTCGAACCGCCAGGGACTGCCCCCTGAGCCTGCTCGATCGCCTGAGTAGCAACAGCAGCTTGACCTTCGGCGTGCGGAGCGGCCGGGGGTGCAGGAACCTTGTGGGCATCATCGGGGCTGACTTCGATGTAGTTGACGAGATTGTTGCCAAAGTCTACAGTGGTGGGTAGATCGGGAGATGTCTGCATAATACCATCCACCAAAAAGCGGACATGGTGAGTGCCTGGCAGAACATAAACTGTCGTTGAGAAACAGCCGGGGCGACCCTCGCTAGATAATACGTCAGTGACCGCATTTTGTAAACACATCCTCACAACTCCTGAATCGCATGAGGGACGATCTTGTACAACGATGGCCCGAGACCACAAAGCAGCCACGGAAACACAGATGGCGCAGTGATCACCTCATGTCTCAGAGAAGTCAATAAATAGCATCATGACACTTACATGGGATGCAACCGTTGCTTACGATTCCATTGAAAAATGGTACCAGTCACGTAAATCTTGTCGCCCCCACTGATCCATTCCAGCTTGGTCTGGACAACAGGTCTAGTCTTGTCAACCCGCAACTCCTCACCGTCCTCTTCATCTACTGTCGTGGCGCTGAGGGCAGAACTCTTGCGGGTAATTCCGTCCAAGGAGTCGATGGGCTCGACATCAGCCTCCTGATCATTCTCTGGTGCTAGAATTGGAGATCCTGGTGTGTGTACCTCCTCATCGataggaagaggaagacgagGAGGTCGAGTCAGGTACATATCTGTAATACTGCTGTTTGGGATCAACGCAGAGTCGTGGACGTGGGCGGATTGATGTGATCGTAGAGAAGAGGATTCCATAGGGACATCGAGAGGCTTAGTCGGTTCGTCGCGGGGGTGCGATTTGGATTCGGGCGTTGCGGCACCCTGTTTCTCGGCGATAGCCTTGGCATCAGAGGAAGAAGCAGTCTTATGCACCGCGGTGAAGTTGCTATGTGGAGAGCCGCTAAGAGAAGACACCGCCGTAGGAGGCAAACTCTTTGGCCGATTGATCACCGTTGAGCCCTGGGCCTGTGCCATAGAAGGCTCCGGCGGCGCGGCAGAGCGATGCGTGTGTCCAGTTATGATATTGCGGGCATCCTTGCGCAGATGATGGCGGGGAGATTCGTGGCCATGAAGATGACCGTGGGCCGAACCCGGAGCTGAAGTAGTCGGCGTGGTCGGTTTGGAGGACGAAGACGTGTTGTTACCCATATTTGCGACCTCCTGTCCCCTCAAAGGGATATCCTTTGACTCTTGAGAACGTGGGCGATCGTGAGTTTGTGTCTAAAATTTGTAACCACGGTTGGAGAAATGTTCGGTTTGTCGATATCTTATCGGTACAATGACACAAGCATCAAGCCTGAATTGAATGACGCAGCAAAGTTGGCGACTAAAGAAATGATTTGTTGGGAAATTCTGTACGTTGCGCGCCCAGCGCCAATTGGGCGTTTGTGTCAAGAAAAGAGGTGGACGAGCAGGAAACGGCCTGACCTGACACGACAGGGTTGGTGTGTGAGAATCCGGGGATGACAAGACGGGGTCTTTTGTGTAGCGTGATGTGAGGATAAGTGATTCAGATTTCGGATTTCTAATGCAAAGAAGGGCGTATAAATTTCGCTGTCCAAAAGTAAGAATGTGTTGTCTCGCTATATGGCGATGATGCGATAAATAGCAAGAGAAAAATATGTTGTTTATGTTGTTTTGCAATATGTTCTGAGGCGTTTATTTCAACCGGTCGTCGCCAATTTGTTCGTCGTCGGTCGCGGGGGTGGAGATGGAGAGGATTGATGAAATGGAGGAAGGGAAAGGGAAGAGAACGGGTGGGATGTCTGAGTTGTGGTGGGGAGCCTGATAGGTGACGATCCAGCGGTACCTTGCTCTACTAATAGTATTGCCCATTGGCAAGGTCACTCAGCAGCTACCATTAACAGAATATCCTAAGCTCATGCCCATGAGGTCTCCACTCAATCTCGATTAGACATGAGCTCTCATCCACAACAGCTCAAGGGAGCTTCAAGGAGGTCGGTCTAACCTCTCCTCCATACATTAtccatacctacctaactaCCTAATCATAGATATTCTGTACCTGGACAACCTATTAATCTCTACGTGTTTCTTACCTTCAGTATTGAACTTTTGGCAGTTCTTTCCTCGCTTAAACACTGTAtttcatcttcaaccttgGCTTATGATGTAACTCTCCTTgtctactacctacctacctactagaCAACAAAAAAACACACTTTTCATCACCAGCTACAATATGTCCGATCACGCACTCCCGACCTCCACAGTCGTGGCAGCGGCACATGCTGAACAAGCTTCACCGACAATCTCCCCCTTCATTCTCGCTTTTGATATTATTGTCGCTGTCTTCACCTGGATCTTCTCATTCGACTGGCCCGCCCTCTTCCTACGCATCTTTACTATCATTGGCTTCCCCTTCCGTCTTATTCTGTTTCCATTATCTTTAGTTGCCAGTGTCCTTCTTACTGTCTTTGCTCCTGCTATATACTTGTTTTCTTATGCGGTAGCTGGAGCGCGTTCTATTTGGGCTTTTTTGGCTGGCTTAGAGGTATGTTCACCACGCACAACTAGACATGGGATAACGAGCTAACATCCTGTAGCCATTGTACACATTTGTAAGACTAGTCAACTCCCCGAATATCTCTTCCTATTCTAACTTGGTTTCAGTTTGGTGcagctgctggtgttggcATCATGGCCGGTGTCGCCATAGCTCTCTTCTCATCCATCATCACATCCTACCTAGGAATGCAGAATGACGACCTCGGCCCAAAGCGATCAGCTTCTAAGGAAAGCCTGCTCGAAACAAGCAGTCGGAGAGACTCGCTGTCCTCAGACACGGATCTTGGGTGGCAATGGCTGGACTCATCTAGCTCGAGACGCCGGCCAACTAGTGGTTTACTTTCACAAACAATTCAcgaggaggatgatgattCAGAGTATTGATCGCATATGAACGCTATGGTACACCAGAATAAAGCCACGAGCTTCCTGGCCTAGGGATAATCTTATATCTCGTGTTTCTTAAAATCAAAGGGTTAAAGTATGAAGACCTTTTGGGTACATCTTTGATGCGTCGCTTCACCTAAACGCCAGATATATGGCTGGCCTTGTCGAACATGTTCTCTCCTTATTTCACTCCGTTGCGCCGTCCGTGTTCCTGCTATGCACGAAACGACATTGATTAGAAATCTGCCTGCTCCTCTATGAAACTCCATACGGCAGACCCTGTCGCCGTTGGGGTCCAGGCGTTTGTCGTCTCCCTTGATCCATGAGTCGTATGTATCCATTAACATCTGCCGTTGTGAACGTTGTCGATTGATTCTATCTCCGATACCCGTTGTGATCGGGCCTGTCTCGGTCTCTTGATCGGTCGTGCCTTGGTGATCTGCTACGGCTCATGGTACCACGGTCCCTGTCAAAGCGACGATCCTCTCTGCTATTGCGGCGTCGACGGTCATCCCTGGGCGGCGGGCGATCATCTCGTGGTGGTGGGCGATCGTCCCTTCGTCGGCCTGGGTCATCTCGGTTGTATGCAGGGATGTAAGTGTCGACGTCTGGTCCTCTTGGCCCAGGCGGTCCTCTAGGGCGAGGAGGCCCTCGCTCTCGAAAGTCCGCATCGTCGTTGTTGGGAGGTGGTCGTGGAGGTAATCCAGCACCTCGCTCTCGTTGCCAAGCGGGACGACGATCGTCAGGCCCATTGCGATACCTACCTCCATTCACTCCGTTACGACCATTTCCATAAGGCTCATTGCTATTAAAGCCTGCTGTAGCGCCGTTGGCGTCGGGACCAACGCCCACAGTTCCACCCTTGGGAGCAGGAGGTAGAGCGGCCTTGCGATCGTGGAACTTTCTACGGTCCAATTCGTGACTCTCTTCGTAGGTAGGGATCTCATGGGGTTCAAGTGGCAGAGGCTGCATCTTGAACCATGGGTGTTGCAAAGCATCAACTGCATTGATTCGTGTCCGCCAATCAAGTTTGAGAAGTTCTTTAAGTAATGAGACGGCTCCTTGGCCGTATCTGAAGGCGGTGTTAGTGACGCGGCATATCTTGATGTTTGATACGACTTACTGTCTGAAGCGGTTCTCCAGGTTCCCTGTTCGTGACCGAGGAGTCAAGTGCTCGGCTCCAGGCAGTGATTTCCATCGGGGCATGTTGTCTTCGGTAGGAGAGCCCATGAGGTCCCAGATGATATCAAGTTGGGCGGCATCACTCTCACCCGCCAAGATGGGCTTTCCGTATAGCATTTCGCCAAAAACGCAGCTGTACAAGTCGTTAGAATTAACAAGGTATCAAAGCTGTCAGGCGGTACTCACCCTACTCCCCATACGTCAATAGCGGGGGTGTATTGTCGCAGTTGGAGCAAAAGCTCAGGCGGTCGGTACCATCTAGTGACAACTAGGCCGGTGTAATCTCGTTTGCCCTCGCCCATGGGAACTCCGGGCTGTGGTGTCTTTCCGTCGTAGTGTCGGgcaagaccaaaatcagcaATTTGCAGGATACCCTTGT is part of the Fusarium poae strain DAOMC 252244 chromosome 4, whole genome shotgun sequence genome and encodes:
- the EPL1 gene encoding Enhancer of polycomb-like protein 1 (BUSCO:21398at5125); this translates as MSSRKVRVKKLNVKTTLPVLREDQIDPNEYEALTTDNQIATGVEQAEENEYHLQTILKEAGTSNDQEIPVPPPQESDINYDDLYPVPFHKPSTYIRFSQTVEECITCLYDMTTEDDEFLKQYNSKPPATGALSEDDFEHIMEVFEDTAAEQTPFAAVDNTVAAYDMMLPGLTHLNKSVSTDVLQHAKPVYEYWKSRRQEAGNKPLHPSLKFETHQETDDTDPFVCFRRREARQTRKTRARDNKIAETLKKLRRELEDGRQLVLLAYEREMVKREVMSMDRAIFEERARLKDMKLRLGIKGEDEDLVNQKPQKRKPVEPPVVRQPTGAHLRQPVRSDGRTLDADLVLLSDKLAEKETELRLDIEMKVQNHRKWNQNHIDLTREPLSPVKEQGTEVKFRQAKTQYLMTPPASTSSEMEVDEIAPDAMQLDKHEPPVFQFTAGSGEQSKGSQPAFRRRIGRLNRLWIDRRGMVTPPRELGEDRSDRWKYDSDSDDDEPPVYEVDPFDTRALKFRATIPLNPYMFRGRPAVPPESVAAAQAQAGNRVLPSPAVAAAHAHAQAHAQAAAQAHLAAQAQAKAQAAQAVS
- the KAE1 gene encoding putative tRNA threonylcarbamoyladenosine biosynthesis protein kae1 (BUSCO:34010at5125) — its product is MAFANKSSYIALGCEGSANKLGIGVILHTPTETKILSNLRDTFVSPPGTGFLPKDTAAHHRAHFVRLAREALAEAKITPADVDCICYTKGPGMGAPLNSVAVAARALSLLWDRPLVGVNHCVGHIEMGRYITGAENPVVLYVSGGNSQVIAYAEQRYRIFGETLDIAVGNCLDRFARTLEISNDPAPGYNIEQLAKKGSKLLDIPYAVKGMDCSFSGILASADALAAQMKAGADFTPEDLCFSLQETVFAMLVEITERAMAHVGSSQVLIVGGVGCNERLQEMMGHMARERGGSVYATDERFCIDNGIMIAHAGLLAYETGFRTSLEESTCTQRFRTDEVFIKWRD
- a CDS encoding hypothetical protein (BUSCO:37433at5125) gives rise to the protein MGNNTSSSSKPTTPTTSAPGSAHGHLHGHESPRHHLRKDARNIITGHTHRSAAPPEPSMAQAQGSTVINRPKSLPPTAVSSLSGSPHSNFTAVHKTASSSDAKAIAEKQGAATPESKSHPRDEPTKPLDVPMESSSLRSHQSAHVHDSALIPNSSITDMYLTRPPRLPLPIDEEVHTPGSPILAPENDQEADVEPIDSLDGITRKSSALSATTVDEEDGEELRVDKTRPVVQTKLEWISGGDKIYVTGTIFQWNRKQRLHPIEGRPGCFSTTVYVLPGTHHVRFLVDGIMQTSPDLPTTVDFGNNLVNYIEVSPDDAHKVPAPPAAPHAEGQAAVATQAIEQAQGAVPGGSKPPPQPKGKPVPPPEAYRSQIPKYLVDFDQAEDSQAYQYAVNAIERLPNPPALPGFLSKPILNAATLMKDDNSVLNMPNHTILNHLATSSIKNNILAVSATTRYRDKYVTTIVYKPTASDES
- a CDS encoding hypothetical protein (TransMembrane:3 (n5-12c17/18o27-51i63-86o106-136i)~BUSCO:61111at5125) — its product is MSDHALPTSTVVAAAHAEQASPTISPFILAFDIIVAVFTWIFSFDWPALFLRIFTIIGFPFRLILFPLSLVASVLLTVFAPAIYLFSYAVAGARSIWAFLAGLEPLYTFFGAAAGVGIMAGVAIALFSSIITSYLGMQNDDLGPKRSASKESLLETSSRRDSLSSDTDLGWQWLDSSSSRRRPTSGLLSQTIHEEDDDSEY
- the BUR1 gene encoding serine/threonine protein kinase, CMGC, CDC2/CDK sub (BUSCO:25434at5125); translated protein: MEKLSETTPDGTSPRTFALNHLRPRSSFKGCSRISDYELLGKLGEGTFGEVHRARLRRTGALVALKKIIMHHEKDGFPITALREIKLLKLLSHKNILRLEDMAIEHPTRQTDKRKKPIVYMATPYMDHDLSGLLDNPSVQFKEPQIKCYMLQLLEGLRYLHDSRILHRDMKAANLLINNKGILQIADFGLARHYDGKTPQPGVPMGEGKRDYTGLVVTRWYRPPELLLQLRQYTPAIDVWGVGCVFGEMLYGKPILAGESDAAQLDIIWDLMGSPTEDNMPRWKSLPGAEHLTPRSRTGNLENRFRQYGQGAVSLLKELLKLDWRTRINAVDALQHPWFKMQPLPLEPHEIPTYEESHELDRRKFHDRKAALPPAPKGGTVGVGPDANGATAGFNSNEPYGNGRNGVNGGRYRNGPDDRRPAWQRERGAGLPPRPPPNNDDADFRERGPPRPRGPPGPRGPDVDTYIPAYNRDDPGRRRDDRPPPRDDRPPPRDDRRRRNSREDRRFDRDRGTMSRSRSPRHDRSRDRDRPDHNGYRR